GAACGCCGAAAAGGCCGGATCGCGGGTGATCAGGGGCAGGGACTCGATCTCGCTCTGGGCAGCAAGCATCCGGTCGAAGGGATCGCGGTGAGCCGCCCCATGGCTTCCAGCCCGTAATCCGTGGGAATGCTCGGTCGGCAGGTGGTGGAATCCGTCTGCCGCCACCAACTCGGCAAACCGCGCGGCTGCCTGAGGCACCCCTTCGAGCTTGCCGATCCGGTGCTTGGTGGCGATCTCCCACGCGCTCGCCGCGCTGACGAAGATGTCGTTGGCCTCGTCCCCGATGGCCGCCCGTGCCGTCGCCGGTAGGCGAGGGTCGTCGGTAACCCGCCAGAGCCACACGTGGGTGTCGA
This sequence is a window from Thermodesulfobacteriota bacterium. Protein-coding genes within it:
- a CDS encoding type II toxin-antitoxin system VapC family toxin; its protein translation is MRFLLDTHVWLWRVTDDPRLPATARAAIGDEANDIFVSAASAWEIATKHRIGKLEGVPQAAARFAELVAADGFHHLPTEHSHGLRAGSHGAAHRDPFDRMLAAQSEIESLPLITRDPAFSAFSVSTLW